The Zea mays cultivar B73 chromosome 7, Zm-B73-REFERENCE-NAM-5.0, whole genome shotgun sequence DNA segment CGCCGCCGTTCGTGACGTGGGGCAACCGCATGGCGGCCATGTGGTGCCCGGCGGCGACCCCGGGTCCCCCCACCGGCGGTCGCATGTGGCACGTTGCGGAGGATATGGCGGCGGCGAGGGAGACGGGCATGAGGCACAGCCCTTTCCCCTGCAGGTACTGCATGGCAGTACCCATGTCCTCCTCCATCAGCTTCGCCACCTGCTGCTCTGTCACCGCCAGGCCGTCGCTCCCGGCCGCGGCCGCCGCGCCGTCTCGACCCTGCAACACACAGTCCACAAAGAAGCAGAGCAGGTCAGGCACGCGTGTACTGTCCCAAGCGATGGTGCTGGCGCCCAGCGGGGGCAGCCGCGTCATTTCGCGTGGCGGCACGCGATGCCGCTGGTGGCAGTAGTCGTCAGCTGTGGCACCGAAAAGTTTGCTCACATCCCGCTGATTCTTTCGAGTGCGGGAAAAGCTAGGGGGGAGAGAGAGAATAAGCTCCAGGAACGAAAGAAAGCTAGAGAGAGAGAAGCAGGAGCTGCATATGCCTTGCCACTTGATCGACTACTGCAATGCAAATGGGAGGGGGGAGACGGAGAGTTACCTGTCGGCTACGAGCGGCGCCACCTAACCGGCTCATGCTCAGCACCTGCGTGGATTGGCAAGCGCAGATTACATGTCAGCAACTCCAtcaacaacatcgtatcatacatCTGGATCGAGTCCACTGCTACCAGGAACACGAACACTGGCAtttaacattccatgcatatgctTGCCTTGACTTGGAGCTGTAGGAACTTGACGTAGTCGATGATCTCGTCCAGCATCGACGCCTTGTCCGTCTGCATGCACGGCGCAGGCATCCAATCCAAGATATTGAGAAAACACAGAGCAAGATGGATCAATAGTTCAGTACTGTACTCGGTGAGTGAGCAAGCGCAAAGAACAAAAAGGAGGATGGAGCCATGGAGGCGGACAGCTGAAAAGAAAGCGGTAAAGCTAGAGTCTCTTCGGAAGCGGCGCCGTGACATGGGCAGAAATTCTGGGCGGAGCCGCGGAGCAAAAGCCATGCCATGCCTTCGTCCCCACGCGCGCGGTCGCCGAGGGAGCACGGTGCTGGTCAAGTAGGCGTAAATGTGCCCCCGCACGCGCGCCCACCACCGGCCACACCTCCGCCCAAGCGTGCATGGCCGGGCGGCCATGGCGTTGGTTGGACTCTAGCTAGAAAGCTACGTGCTGTCTTCCATTGTTCAATCCCCCGTTTCGAGAGTGATTGGGGGGCACCTTTGCAACAAACAAAACCCTAGGCCTTTGCAATCGATCTCCCCTCTCTCGTCTACACAATTAATTGATCTCTAGCTTTATGCTCACCTTGTTGGCATTGGACACCAGCTCCTGCAGCGCCTTCATCCTCTCCGCGATCCTCTCTCTACGGAGCTGCAAAACGGCGACGACGATAGGGGAAGAATATCAGTGGTTGGGACGTTGGGTTGGGAGTCGGGACGGAGGAGAACAATTCAAACGACCCAAGAAACAACGACAGACAGTCAGACACGGGAGCTGATTCTATTGCAGTGGCGGATTTATTTAGTTGAAATTAACTACTCGACGTGACTAATAGGAGACGAAGAGCGGCAATTAGAGATGGGGAGAGGGGCGAGGGAGCGTAGTCGCGTAGCTCACCCGCTCCGCGATACTGTGGGGGTCGGTGGCCTGGCCGCGCCGCGCCCGTACGCGCTGcctgggcggcgccgccgcgccTCCTACCGCAGCCCCGGCCTGCGGCTGCGACATGCCGCCGGGCGCGCCCGCGCGTCCACCTCCTCTGCCTCCTCCACCGAAGCCCTGGCCCGGCAACGGCGGGGCTGTTTGCTGCTGCGAGAATCAAAACCGTGCTTGCTTTAGAGATTATAGAAGTGGCCGCTTGTGTTCTTACAAGCATTAAGCTATGTAAATGCGTATGTACACATGTGGCTTGTTGATCCTGCGAACCTGCGGATGATGCGACTGAaaatgctgctgctgctggagcgaTCCGACAAAGGAGCCGCCGAAGAC contains these protein-coding regions:
- the LOC103632755 gene encoding transcription factor bHLH69, producing the protein MAGTGIRGGREGAGWRRAGGGDGTPAAALWWGVVRRLVAGRGEIAGSVFGGSFVGSLQQQQHFQSHHPQQQTAPPLPGQGFGGGGRGGGRAGAPGGMSQPQAGAAVGGAAAPPRQRVRARRGQATDPHSIAERLRRERIAERMKALQELVSNANKTDKASMLDEIIDYVKFLQLQVKVLSMSRLGGAARSRQGRDGAAAAAGSDGLAVTEQQVAKLMEEDMGTAMQYLQGKGLCLMPVSLAAAISSATCHMRPPVGGPGVAAGHHMAAMRLPHVTNGGAGADDVSASPSMSMLTTPSAMPNGAGAGVDGKDAASVSKP